The following coding sequences lie in one Apium graveolens cultivar Ventura chromosome 3, ASM990537v1, whole genome shotgun sequence genomic window:
- the LOC141715080 gene encoding uncharacterized protein LOC141715080 gives MTGIDRASLSGDKTAEAVPNAETLVVPNMAIPVTAYAEKPMKFSGLDFKTWQQKMFFYLTMLNLVRFLTEDAPKLKEDESDVQLVSAVQAWNHSDFLCRNYIMNCLSDSLYKVYSVLKTSKALWDSLDRKYRTEDAGTKKFIVARILEFTMVDYKKVLNQVQDLQMIIHDMEAEGMPMNEAFQVAVIIEKLSPGRKDFKNYLKHKRKEMSVENLVLILRIKEDDMNRFVGSSNANVVEVKKNSKFKKGKPDKKPNLGPKAGILRRNFKESVSTVTRWTYLLSPTETGEKLFMENSSTFEVLGKGKVMLKMTSGKELTLNDVLYVSDIRKNLVSGSPLNKHGFRIVFEFDKVILSKKGMFVGKKVM, from the exons ATGACTGGAATTGACAGAGCTAGCTTGTCTGGTGATAAGACTGCTGAGGCAGTGCCTAATGCGGAGACCCTTGTGGTGCCAAATATGGCTATACCGGTAACCGCTTATGCGGAAAAACCGATGAAATTCAGTGGGCTGGATTTCAAGACGTGGCAACAAAAGATGTTTTTCTATTTGACCATGTTGAACCTTGTAAGGTTCTTAACTGAGGATGCACCTAAGCTGaaagaagatgagtctgatgTTCAGCTAGTGAGTGCAGTCCAAGCTTGGAACCACTCGGATTTCTTATGTAGAAATTACATAATGAACTGTTTGAGTGACTCGCTATACAAGGTGTATAGTGTGCTGAAAACGTCCAAAGCTTTGTGGGACTCACTCGACAGAAAGTATAGAACCGAGGATGCAGGTACTAAGAAGTTTATAGTGGCCCGGATCCTTGAGTTTACAATGGTGGATTACAAGAAGGTGCTTAATCAAGTTCAAGACCTTCAAATGATCATACATGACATGGAAGCTGAGGGAATGCCCATGAATGAAGCCTTCCAAGTAGCCGTTATTATTGAGAAATTATCCCCCGGTAGGAAGGACTTCAAGAACTATTTGAAGCATAAGCGTAAGGAGATGTCTGTAGAAAACCTTGTCCTAATACTCCGTATAAAGGAGGACGATATGAATCGGTTTGTTGGCTCTTCAAATGCTAATGTTGTGGAGGTTAAGAAGAACTCCAAGTTCAAGAAGGGGAAACCAGACAAGAAGCCCAACTTGGGACCTAAAGCTGGGATTCTAAGAAGAAATTTCAAGGAAAGTGTTTCAACTGTGACAAGATGG ACATATTTGCTCTCTCCAACTGAGACCGGAGAGAAGCTTTTCATGGAAAACTCTTCAACTTTTGAAGTCCTTGGGAAAGGCAAGGTTATGTTGAAGATGACATCTGGAAAGGAGCTGACTCTAAATGATGTCCTATATGTGTCGGATATCCGAAAGAACTTGGTTTCTGGTTCACCCTTGAACAAGCATGGATTCCGCATTGTGTTTGAATTTGATAAAGTTATTTTGTCCAAAAAGGGAATGTTTGTGGGAAAAAAGGTTATGTAA
- the LOC141715081 gene encoding uncharacterized protein LOC141715081, with protein sequence MEDFPDASSYCQHLKSFSDQLSNIGYPVTKQRLVLQLVSGLTENYSGVATFIQQSDPLPPFYKARSMLVLEETSRAKRTANNTNNAALLATVPSAQSVTTYPKTGQPNTHYNNIRGRINQTPNHHNGHGRSNNIRGRGR encoded by the coding sequence ATGGAGGATTTCCCTGATGCATCTTCTTACTGTCAACACCTCAAGTCTTTCTCTGATCAATTATCCAACATTGGTTATCCGGTTACAAAACAAAGATTGGTTCTTCAACTAGTTTCTGGATTAACAGAAAATTATTCTGGGGTTGCTACTTTTATTCAACAAAGTGATCCTCTCCCACCCTTTTACAAAGCTCGGTCAATGCTAGTATTGGAGGAAACAAGTCGAGCCAAACGAACAGCTAATAACACCAACAACGCTGCCCTTCTCGCTACTGTACCATCAGCTCAATCAGTTACCACGTATCCTAAAACTGGACAACCAAATACTCACTACAACAACATCCGCGGCAGAATTAACCAAACCCCGAATCATCACAACGGTCATGGTCGTAGCAATAACATTAGAGGAAGGGGAAGATGA